The following are from one region of the Lytechinus variegatus isolate NC3 chromosome 4, Lvar_3.0, whole genome shotgun sequence genome:
- the LOC121413266 gene encoding probable pyruvate dehydrogenase E1 component subunit alpha, mitochondrial, with amino-acid sequence MLSSLARRLGPVSRQHLPRTVAIASRQLNTDVQLTTNPFKLHKLEEGPRTTSTLTKDEALNYYHKMQTIRRMETAAATLYKSKEIRGFCHLYSGQEACAVGIDSVLTPDDAVITAYRAHGWAYLRGVTLHGVLAELTGRRTGCAKGKGGSMHMYCKNFYGGNGIVGAQVPLGAGIAMALKYMETKNVCISLYGDGAANQGQVFEAYNIAKLWDLPCIFVCENNKYGMGTAVERSAASTDYYTRGDYIPGIWVDGMDVVAVREATRYAKDYCTSGKGPLVMEVETYRYHGHSMSDPGTSYRSREEVQEIRQTQDPITKLKDTILANELATEAELKAIDTSVRSAVDEAMTKAKADPELPVSETFTNIYANSAPMKVRGADAFSYHNS; translated from the exons ATGCTTTCTAGCTTAGCCAGAAGATTGGGCCCAGTTTCAAGGCAGCATTTGCCG AGAACTGTTGCCATCGCAAGCAGGCAGCTGAACACAGATGTACAGTTGACAACAAAT CCTTTCAAACTTCACAAGCTTGAAGAAGGTCCGAGGACAACAAGCACGCTGACCAAGGATGAAGCCTTGAACTACTATCACAAGATGCAAACCATTAGGAGGATGGAGACGGCTGCTGCAACCCTCTATAAATCAAAGGAGATTAGAGGCTTCTGTCACTTGTATTCAGGACAG GAAGCATGTGCTGTAGGTATTGATTCAGTGTTAACACCAGATGATGCAGTTATCACAGCATACAGAGCTCATGGTTGGGCCTATCTCAGAGGTGTAACCTTACATGGTGTGCTAGCAGAACTCACAG GCAGGAGAACCGGTTGTGCTAAAGGCAAGGGAGGTTCCATGCATATGTACTGTAAGAACTTCTACGGAGGAAACGGAATCGTAGGGGCACAG gtTCCACTCGGTGCTGGGATTGCCATGGCACTTAAATACATGGAAACCAAGAACGTGTGCATCTCTCTGTACGGTGATGGAGCTGCTAATCAGGGTCAGGTCTTTGAGGCATATAACATAGCCAAGCTCTGGGATCTACCATGTATCTTTGTGTGTGAGAATAACAAATATGGAATGGGAACGGCTGTCGAGAGGTCCGCTGCATCAACGGATTATTACACCAGAGGAGATTATATACCAGGCATCTGG GTTGATGGTATGGATGTTGTAGCAGTCAGGGAAGCTACCCGTTATGCCAAGGACTACTGCACATCAGGAAag GGTCCACTTGTAATGGAGGTTGAGACCTACAGATATCATGGACACAGTATGAGTGATCCAGGAACAAGCTACAGGTCTAGGGAAGAGGTCCAGGAGATCCGACAGACCCAGGATCCTATCACCAAGCTCAAAGATACCATCCTTGCTAATGAATTAGCCACAGAGGCTGAGCTCAAG GCCATTGACACGTCTGTCAGATCTGCTGTTGATGAAGCCATGACTAAAGCCAAGGCCGATCCAGAGCTACCAGTCTCTGAGACCTTTACCAACATCTATGCAAACAGCGCCCCCATGAAGGTCAGAGGGGCCGATGCATTCTCCTACCACAATTCTTAA